A window from Borrelia sp. P9F1 encodes these proteins:
- a CDS encoding OspD family protein, producing MQEPKPVSETEEVKRAKVAVAEVSQAMQKAGDDLVEAAKVLKEALDKIKKETTNNTELN from the coding sequence ATGCAAGAACCAAAGCCTGTATCAGAGACAGAAGAAGTAAAAAGAGCTAAAGTAGCCGTAGCAGAGGTTTCGCAAGCTATGCAAAAAGCCGGAGATGATTTAGTAGAGGCAGCTAAGGTACTAAAAGAGGCTTTAGATAAAATCAAAAAGGAAACTACAAACAATACAGAATTAAACTAA
- a CDS encoding OspD family protein, with the protein MEGLMKILIVSLLSLIAISCTHEEQQGSSSKEVSQEDDANKQEKENLKNKENLKNHVFTTESDLGRLLSETETLLETAKLTPENLNTSNENTIGNIVVSSLDLISSAADKLGSASEKAHGLVNIIEVKDKVASSYWT; encoded by the coding sequence ATGGAGGGGTTAATGAAAATATTAATTGTAAGTTTACTTTCGTTAATAGCAATATCTTGTACTCATGAGGAGCAGCAAGGGTCATCTTCAAAAGAGGTATCTCAGGAAGACGACGCAAACAAACAAGAAAAAGAAAATTTAAAAAATAAAGAAAATTTAAAAAATCATGTGTTTACGACAGAAAGTGATTTAGGTCGATTATTAAGCGAAACAGAAACGTTATTGGAAACTGCTAAGTTAACACCGGAAAATCTAAACACATCAAACGAAAACACAATCGGGAATATAGTTGTGTCCTCATTAGATTTAATTTCATCTGCAGCAGATAAGTTAGGAAGTGCATCAGAAAAAGCACATGGGTTAGTAAATATAATAGAGGTTAAAGACAAAGTGGCATCATCATACTGGACATAA